From Daucus carota subsp. sativus chromosome 6, DH1 v3.0, whole genome shotgun sequence:
atcctaattgaattccacttagatttttattataaaaattttaatatattattttaatttaaattgaatttaacttaatttcatAAGTTCAcgaataaaaatgattttaggAAAATCTATATTGAATACACCGCATGAATAGATAGCTCTGTAATCGTCATTCTTCATATTATTATCTTCTTGCGCTTCTTCATGATATTGGCCTCGTGAGAATCAGAGATGATAAATGGATCGGTCGAAACAGATTTTGTGAAAATTAAATTGGAACTTGATTTTATATTGTGTACCTGAACCTGgaaaatccgaattttataaattcaaacCCGGATCGACATACAAATTTGAGATCCGTGATACTCTTAAAGCTATTCCTGCACTTGATCGAAAAACATGTCTAAACACAACTTAGGAATCAAAAATGATTATAGcaactggaaaatgaagatTATTTCTTAATCTATTGAAAACAAGTTCACATACCTCAGAAATCTGTTCCAAAGGAAAAGAGCGAATTCAGTGAAATCGACAAAGAATACATTATTTATGACCATAATTTACAACTCATCATAGTCAAGGCAATGAACAAAACAATGTCACACGTGATACTAAACTTAAAATCTGCCAAACAAATGTGAGATACTGTTGAAGCATTGATGGACGGATCTAAAAAAGTGAAGGGGAACCGGTACGATTTGCTTATCTCCAGATATGAAGCCTTCAAGTCTTGGTGAGACAATCTCACAGATCTACGAGAGATTCAtgctgttgttgaatgaaccGACTCTCCACAGCAAAACATATCTTCGAAAAGAGATAAACAAAAAGTTCTCATTAGTGATGTCACCACACCTTGTAAATAAGACTAAATTCATCCGGGAAAGAAGTGACTTCAGATTTATGTCCCTAGAAAAACTATCCgggaaactgaagacgtttgagatgtaACTCGAACAAAGAAAGATAATCTATAGTGTTGGATCACTAGAGGCCAAACATGCAGTCATGCAAAAGACTACTGTTCTTCTAGCTGAtgaaccatactttggttattaACTGAATTTAGTTCCAAGgcaaaggaggttattcatggTCAAGTTCTGGTTCGAGAAGCAGGAGCAGTTTTAAACCAAATTTGATTGACAAAAACAAGGTGAGGTGCTACAACTATAATGACTAAGGGCAccttgcaactgagtgcaagatacccaaagcggctcctgccAAAGAAAAGTTCACCTCTTATGAGAAGAAGAATTcatatgaggatctgaagaaagaaaatgagaagtgAAAGCAAAGCTGGAAACAATGATGGACAAGCAAAAAGGAAGGGCCTACATTGATGAGGGAAAGATGTGAGATGATACTGACTCTGACGAGGAACCTATCCAGAGCAACTATGCATATGCATTGATGGCAGACACCGCAATCGAGCTTAAAGCTTATCAGATTTTCGCCTACCTCTGAAAAGAGATTCTGGATAGTCGAaagatggaaaaaaaaaaattgttatcggccttgactatagttctttaaaaaattctaaagaaagaagagaaaaaaaaaaatgaaagtacATTTGTCTCACCTAGTACTGAGAAGGCACCAAAAagaacaaatgtacctaaaattctaaagaacaccaagaaaCCTCTCTTTCAGGAAGCAGAGCGAGGATCTTTGATAGAAGAAGATCTTGTCATAAAAGAGGAACCAAGAAGGGAGGAAGTTGTTGAGCCTCAACCAATATAGGAACCTAAGATAGTATCTTCTAATCCCCTTGCAAAAGATGAATCTCATAAATCTGAATTCGGTAGTACTAGTTCTACTAAAAACTGAATACCAATGTGGCAAAAAAATTTTTTTAGCAAGAATGGTAAACTAGATGCAAAACGAACGAATGCTAAGTCGTCTAGTTCTACGATGTCTGTAACAATTGCAATTCCGTGGGTCATCTTACGCATGCATATAAAATGTCTAAAATAGATAGTCCCGTTCCTAGCATGTTTATTTCTGTTAACATGAATTTTGTTCATTTATCATGCGAGAAGGAGGTTGGGTGCATGCTTTTTGCAATAAATATGATGTATGCTTGCTTTATCATATGTATCTTTATCTGCATCACCTAACATGAATATTCATTTACTCCTATGCTAGAGACTGTTCCTTCTAAAGCTAGTAAGGAGGCTTCAGTCTCTAAGTCTAAAAACACTCCGGCCAAAACTTTTCggatacaaatatttttttttaaatttcggattcggatcgtgTTTGGATTAGAATTCAGATCAGATAGGTAAATACTAAATCCAAATCCAACATTTTcatatttgaaaatcaaatcCACAATCCAACAAATCAGGCTCAGCCGGAGGATAAGATCTGTTCCGGTAAGTATGTTTTCGTTATCAGTAGTTCGTGTATAGGTAAAATTGGATTCCAAAACGAAACTATACTATACACatgtaaaattcaaatttaattaaaatacaaattcaacaaaaatatgatatacaTGCATCCCAAATTCCCCACGGTAAACACAAAAAACAATAACAATGATATTCTTTTACGAGAATTCATCACCTGTTCAGACCACTTCAAATAAATAATCCCCCAAGACAAACATTCATATCCCAAAGAAAACTCAACAGACACTTCAAAAACTACAACAGAAGTTATAGTTGCATAGAGAGGATTTCACAGCTTTGCGAAGATTACACCCCTTGGCACAGGCAGCACTTCGGAGATATCTGCAAATTTCCTGAACTTGGCCAACTGAATTCTAGAAGTACCATGACATATACCCTAGAACATATTGTTAGCGCCGAAATGCATTGCCCTCGCCAACTTGAGATCTTCCCTGAGAATAATGTGCCCGCCGACGTACGCTTTCACCTATCGACGAGCTACCCCCTTTTTCAGCACCATATACGCTTTTTGTAACATCGTCTAAGAAATTCCGCTTATCGTGTCCTTGAACAATTTCACGAGCATCATCTTCTTCTGCTTTTTTCAGACGTTTCCATCTCTGCTCCTCATGAAGCTCGGCATTCATTTGCATCTCCTGCAATCTGGCAGCCCTCTCTTCTTCAGAAAGTTTCACAGGTTTCCTCCGATTCCTAGAGTTTGAGTCATGCCTTGACCCATTGTCAGAGACATTACGGTTTCTTACGTCCGCCTCTCTTCTGGCATATTCAGAATGCTTCAACCCTTTTGGACTGTATTTTGCAGACTTGTCTTGTCTgtaacttctttcagtggtgccTCCAGCATAGTTACTAGAGGATGTTTCTTTGTATTTCGGTTCCCTATGTGATCTACGCTCTCTATGAGCATCTTTACTTAATTCATATTCTGAATCTGAAGAACCTTTATTAACACATTCATTGTACTTTCTCTCATGCTTTTTATAAACCACCTTCTCTTCCCTTTCTACCGCAGAATCTCCCGAGTGAGAATGGTGCCCCGATGACGAGGACTTTTTATGCTTCGACTTCTTCTGCTTCTTTCCATGTTCTTTCCTATCTGAAGACTTCTTATGTTTCTTTGCTTCAACCTGCAACATATATTTAGTGTATTAGCccaaaaaatcaaaagattTAGGCAAACCATTCTAAGTATATCAGACTAAGTATATTAGACACCGATAATCGACTAGATTTGTAGCAGGTAAAGACTATAGCATGCTTCATCTCAACAGCTAATCagtatatatgtaaaatattgtaaaattctGAAAACAAATTAGTTAGGACAAAGTAGTCATACACTTAAccaacaattttaattttagtagaTCATTCATCCCGAAAGAGTCATTCATGTTGACTAATCAAGTCATTAGAAGTACTGATATTCATAGTGTAGCTTAGCGGGCTTTACCTTCAAAATGATCCAGATATTGAAGCAACGACATGTGTTGCCGCCAATACTAGGGCACAATACAAAACaaattattgattaaaattGAGATTCTAGACATCTTAGGACTTTAAAATTCTTGTTTCAAGTGCCCTATACTCCTTTTGTCACAAAATGAAATTGATCGTCATTGTGTGAATCTTAGTTCTGTATTGCATCTTATGTTTATTGTTTATGTTTCATTTTAGCCTCATGCTTCTTTTTTGCTatgatcataattataatataattgtttgttCTTAATTCATGCTATGTACCTTTCCCGTGACTAAAACAAGGACAGGGTCACACATCATTGTTTTCCAGAAATGAAAAGTCCCCGCACTCCTAGGAAGCACGGACACGGCAAAAAGGCTGCTGTATGCGTGTCGGACACGGCTGATACGGGGACACGGCACCGACACGGCTGAGTACGTATCCGATACGCCATGTGGCGTGTCGGAACGCAAATACAGCCGACATGCAACCAAAACTTCTGAGTTCTGCCCAACTTTAAAAAAGGCCCAGTAATGTTTATAGCCTAATACCAGTCGTCTTTTATATGTATACAAattctatatgtatataaatgttTAGCTATCTCTCTTTTTCATCTTTcaatctcatatatatatacgcaaaagcctatatatacatacattctATATATCTATTTGCTAAAAATcacttgattatataaatatatgagtgGGACAATGAGTTCAAGTGTGAAGTTGTTTAATAttctaacatatataaattatatattttatattactatttattttttgccGTGTCCCGTATCCAGGACTCTTTGCTAATTGGCGAATCCCCGTATCCCGTGTCCTGTGTCCCGTATCGCCGTACCCGAGTCGGTGCTTCCTAGCCGCACTCATATACCCAGTCGAAGTGACATAGTTTAATACTATAAAACATTTAAGATTGGTTATAAGCCATTAGCTAAGCCCCAACTAATCTACAACAGAAAGGCAACTTCCATTTTAAAAACTCAAGGAACCCCTCATTATCACTCCTGTCTGGCTTTACAAAACTTCAATGAAAAACTTATTGTGGAGACGGATACTTCAAATGGAGGTATAAGCTCAAGTCATATCAAGGAAAGCAGGCCATTGGTTTATATTAATGACCCTGGGTCACAAAGCAGTCATGCCCAGATAAGAAAAGAGATTATAGCGGCTACTAGTATATTCAGTAAGACCCTGCCTCACAAAACACAAAGCCATGTTTACATATAAAAAGATCATACAGCAATTATAACAGCAGTTGAAAGGTGTCCCTACTTGATGAGCATGAACTTCGCAGTCAAAATATAGACTATAGAGGCCTAGTGCAAATTTACACATAGCAGAAGGCGACAAGTTTGTTTAAGCATCACATACAGATGTGGGGGGGACAGGGTATTAAAGTCTGAAAATGGGAAAAAACAGACCACAAGAACATGGACAATTCACGAAGAGTGTAAGGCCAGATAGGATTCATTCATAAGTATAGCACTAGGGATATTACCTGGTTTCAAGGGTCACTTGACAGTCCACTTAATTTATCTTGCTAATTTTCATTCATTGCATTAAATATAGAGAATGGAAGTTAATCTCCAACGTAATGGCCTGCCTAACTGCCTGACCTAAAATCCGTATGGTAACTTGTATACAGTATCATATCATGTATTTTGACGAAACTTCATCCCACATTCTTAGCTCCAACCaaacatataaaaatcatatcAAAACACCAAGTGTTACTTTACAAGTAGTATCGGGCTTTCCTAAACATTTCCATCCCTTAAATTCCCTCTCAAATCAGTTCATTAACACTAGTACAAATTATGCAAACATATAGAACCATAATCCACGAAAGCAAGGAAGACAAGAGGCAGAAAATGGGGACGTGAACATATCAGGAGTAGTGTAAGCCTGGGAGAAACATCAGTTGGTATGAAGGGCTATTTAAGTCAATAAATGAACATTGAAAATGAGAGTCAATTTTTTAAACAAGACGCACATAAATTAATGATTATATTAAAACATAAGttcttttatatgaaaatttagGGTGACTCCTTTTTGCATCAAACTTAGGTGCATGGACTAAGTGGTCCCAGATGAAAATTCaactttttgttttcttttaacTTCAGTTCACATTCCTGATGACCTCCAAAAATACAACAATGATATTAAAGAACCAATCTTTACTTAATTAGTAGTAACTGCTTTGATTTCCATGCCAACTAAGCTTATTAACCATTAGCACAAATAAAGGCACCTACAAAATTAGAAAAAGCAAGATCAAGTCTGAGAACTTCTTACTGATTCGCGGATCATAGCCATCTTCACAGGATTATTCTTAACCCGAGCAAGTGCCTCTTGCTCCCGTTGCCTAATCAAAAGCAAAGGATCGGAATGCAACTTCCTCCACGCATCATTGGCCGACTGTGGCTTATCCTCAAACAAAGCTCCAGGAACAGCCGCCTTATTACTGGTAGACGGCCCGACATCAGGTTGAGTACTAGGCAAAGCTTCAAGTGACTTAAATCCATCCGACTCACTCGCCTTCCCAACTGCCAATCCAGAATCATAAAGAAAATCCAACCTCTCTTGTTTCCTACACAACAAAAACCCAAATTAATCAAAACCACATCTAATTAAAAAACCCCTAATAAATTAAAACCCTAACTAATAAGAAGAATGAAAAGGGCAAAATTGAATGGGGCTAATTGAGAGATTGGGCTTACGGAATAAGGCCGGCCTGTTCTTGGAGGAGACGAAACTCGGAGCGTTCACGCTCTTCGTGGATTTGTTTGCGGAGCTCTTCGAGTTTTTTGTCTTCGGCGTCGCGTTTCTGCTCGGCTTTCCAGACGTTTTCGATGTTGCGGAGGCTCCCAGTGTGCCATCCCTTCTTGTTTAGAAACTTCAACCCCATCCCTCTTTCACTTTTTCACAGATTCGCAGCGTCTTGATTTCTCTGTGGTTCACAGCTTTTTATTCACTACGTATATATTCACTATCAGCTTGCTTCTCATGCCAACGATTTGGAATTGAAACCCAGACtcgatattttatatttttgcttCGATTAAGATCTAAATCTGATTTTCGGTGAccaaatacttaaaaaaataattttaaataaaaattaaattttatatatttatagaaataTAAAGATGAGTTTCAGAAGTTCTATTTAGTACAATAAACACATGAAACATgttagtttaattattaatgatcattcaacttattatttattatatttagatttgaaATTAATAACTTTTGAAAGCTTAAGAACGAATTTAAATGGATTAAATTACTATAATTACTGAATTACAAGAggcaaatttgaaaaaaaaaatataaacattgtTCGCCCATAGCAGGATCGGCCATACATGCGTAAAACTCAATTGTAGTGTTCGCCCATGCCAGGAGCGGCCATGCATGCGTTGCATGGTTAGTTTTGAGAAGAGCCGTTTTGCGGCCTTGCCGTTGGTCGTTTTATCTTTTCACGAGAACTAATTCTGGTAAGAGCAAGTGCAGATTTTACAACCGTTAATGGAGCATCCTGCAAACAATAATATTCTCTCAGCAAAGTGCCTGATGATTTAGCCTATTTAGCCTGATGATTGATTGGAATTATTGCAGATACTTTAACCTGTACACACATTCATAGCTGATagttacattaaaaaaaatagatgctACAACTACATATCTTGGGCTGAAGGGCAATAATGCCTCTTAGGCTTATATATGATTTAACCCTGCCGTTGCACCCCACTTACAACTAAAACCCCAACTCAGTGCATCAAAATCAGTTTGAGATCATTACCTAAATATTTCGGAGCGAGTTCGAAACCCCACCCGAGTTTTTCGggtaaattatattatttgaccCAAACCCGActtgaaatataaaatcaacaactttaatttatatttttctaagtcGGATTTCAAGTTTTGTCGGATTTTAGCGCCCCAGTTGAATTGTAGTATGCCTACCCCATGATTGTACAACAAAGCATTACAAATCCATTATAAAGATCAGGTATGCGCATAAGGCCATATAATCTGACTCTTGCTATGGGAACCAAAATTGGTCACACATTTTTAGAGGGTATCAACAAGATAATCTATTCTATATCTGATTATTCAGCAAGAGACTCTCGTTTCTGCAATTATTATGTCAACTCTTTGATGGTGTCATCCCCAAATTGCCTGCTGTACATTGGTGCATAAATTACTGTAGTATCAAGTTGCTCTTCTTTAATTGCATCAAATGTCCTCTTAAACTACAATCTTCCACCTGAAAGTCCACacataaacaaacaaaaataagtTCTATGCCTGGTAAGGAAACACGTAACAGTAAGAAATGCACCACAGGCTGATACATTTTATACAGTAATAACAACTTTTAGAAAGAATATACATTGAACATctatataaattagaaatatcgTAAAGTGTAATTACTGTAAATCAACATACTGATGGTAATGTGAAAAAGCAAAGTGAAACCAAGAAGCACTGAGCGTGTCATATCCTACCTGTGATGTATATGTCTTCAACAAAAGATCTCCACATTCGTCAATAAGAACTCTTTCTCCAGCTACTGATCTGGCCAACTCTGAGCTCAAAGTATCCATTTCACTGGCCtgcatattaaaaaattattgtaaaaGTTGGACTTGAAAATTTCCTCAAtgcatattaatttttatctaaaactGTTTCACAATTTTTGCTTCTAAATATTGTTGCTAACTCCAGTTGAATTCATACTTTGCTTCTCCAAGTTGATAGACCTTGGACATAAACACTTGAAATGCTACATGTTCAGTTAATTTGGATTTCGATTTACAAATGCTGAAGTCTCGTGACCTCAGTTGCAAGAactctaatttttgataatttaaatgtCGCAAAAGAAGCGTTGGCATTACTGAAAGAGGAACTAATAATGGACAAATTTATCAAACCAACAATCGTATAATGCATACATGTAGTCATAGGTTTGAATGCCAAGTGATTATTATATATCTTCAACTATAGTTGCAAAGTCTTATGAATTATAAGGCCGCAAAATGAATTTGCGGAATGAATTTAGTCTTACCATTTAGTTTAAAGGATAGAAATAAATCGAGGCTAATATTTGATATTCATTCTTGTATTCATTTAAGAAGTTCAAACTAGAAGGCAGCAGTCCTAATTTACGGATTAATAGGTCATCCCTCTATTCATATCCATCATAAGCACTCTCAAGTCCTCCATCCTTTAATTTCACTGGTCGTTTTGCTTCATATTTTCTTTGAATACATCTTTCCctttcatttataaatttttcatcATTGTTTTCACGATTCCCACTTCCATTTCATTCCTTCCGACTTCTGATACTTTTTCTTACCTGCAgtacttttatattttcaatcttAGTATGCTCTTCTTCCTGCACTTTCATCTCTAATTTTGTTCATATATCTTAATTCCCACCTCCATTTCTTTTTTGTTCCAGCGAAGCGAATTATTGATCATTTTACAATTGCTTACAAATTAACTCTCCACATGCTCTaacaactaaaatttataattaaactatatttttgtCCCCGAAGATTTTGATAGTGATTTTTCCAAATATGTGGAGTGATTTTTACACAGAGCATAAGGAAGTACATTACTTTACAATATTCCAACAGAACATAAAGATTAAGATACACTGAATATGCATATTATTAGAATCAAAGAAATTTGCTTGCACTGCTTGTATATAATGCTTGCATAATTATTTGATAAGAGATCTCagatacatatatacatgtCTACCAAAACAATCAAGTTTAAAAACAAGATATGTTTCAAACTTTAAATTTcttgtataatttttaataccAGGTTTAATGAGCAGGTAGTATGTAAATTTTGTTTCTAACAATTTAGACAAAGCACAGAACGTGATGCTTAATTTTTATTAAGATATCTAAATATTACTTTTGTTGTTGTAACATTAgatctttctctgtttcttCTTTATGGAATGTTTCTTTTTCTGTCTTgccttattttataattatcaaaGGCTGGATAACAATCCACTTTTGAGCATTTACACATTCATTTGCTTCACTCTTGTAGGGTTTAATTCTTGTTTCCTTAATACTTGTGAGTCTATTCTTATCtactaatttattttatgtgtaCAAGGTATCAAAAAAGTTCCCCCATCAAGATTAAAAAAGGAATATTTTGTACTATCATGCATTTGGAGTTCCTATTATAGTGATGATTTTATGTAGGACTTCGAATTTTCTATACTTCTTTCCTATAGGACTATATCATGGTTTGGTCGGACTGGAGTTTTTCTTTCCAACTCTCCTACAGGATCATGACTGTTTTTCAGTTAACATCCATATTGTTTATGCACCAACTCTCCTACAGGATCATGACTGCACATCTCTAAATTGCAGTCCTTTGTCTGAAGGAAAATCTGgtaaattttattaaacaaGTGGTTCACTTGTTTAGTTCCTACTCTCTTGCTGTTGTCCCCTAGATACATATACACTAGTATACTCTATAAGCCTACAGTTGAGTCCTCGTCATGAATACACTTACTCGGTTATCtactttcaaaagtttaaacTTCCATAAACACTACTAAAAGATACACATCTATCGCTTCTTCTCACCTTGGGGAGGAATTTTTGAACTTGCACATATATCGTTTCCATAACCTTCATAGCAGAAGTTAAAGCTTCCCCTACTTCTTTCGTATCAgcctaaaacaaaataaaaccaGTTAGTGCACAATTCATATTGGATATGGAATGCATAAACATTAGACATTCATTGAGCTTTGAATGCTAACCTGAACATTTCCACCTAGCGGAAGACGAACCACTGAGTTGATTAGAGCTTGAGATGTCCCTGACAAAGAACTAGAGTGCTCCTCCTCCAAAGCAGACCATTCATCCAAGTACGGGATCTAGACATCAAAGCAGTGAAAAAGGACATATTAGATGAACCAGATATAATAAGTATTACTAGTTGTGCACATGTATTGCAAATGAAAGCTGCTTAGAATCTATTGCATCGTCTGCCTATATCTATGTATATACAAGTTGAGATCTGAGTAACCAAGCAACAATATTGTTACAGTATGGTTACAGTGTCACAATATTGTTGCAAATCCTTTTCGTCAACCTAATCCAAGAAACCATGAAATTATTCATGTTGATGCAGATATCAGTCATTGAAACTTGCGGGGATCATACAAAATGTCCCTTGCTATTGTAACGAGTTGATCTACACAGATAAATTTAGTAGCAACTCACCTGTCGAGCTAATTACTAAGTTGTCAAAAAGAACAGTTTCTTTAGGCTTTGTTAGTAGCAGAAGCATAGAGATGGTGACACAGGCACAC
This genomic window contains:
- the LOC108225424 gene encoding uncharacterized protein LOC108225424, whose amino-acid sequence is MGLKFLNKKGWHTGSLRNIENVWKAEQKRDAEDKKLEELRKQIHEERERSEFRLLQEQAGLIPKQERLDFLYDSGLAVGKASESDGFKSLEALPSTQPDVGPSTSNKAAVPGALFEDKPQSANDAWRKLHSDPLLLIRQREQEALARVKNNPVKMAMIRESVEAKKHKKSSDRKEHGKKQKKSKHKKSSSSGHHSHSGDSAVEREEKVVYKKHERKYNECVNKGSSDSEYELSKDAHRERRSHREPKYKETSSSNYAGGTTERSYRQDKSAKYSPKGLKHSEYARREADVRNRNVSDNGSRHDSNSRNRRKPVKLSEEERAARLQEMQMNAELHEEQRWKRLKKAEEDDAREIVQGHDKRNFLDDVTKSVYGAEKGGSSSIGESVRRRAHYSQGRSQVGEGNAFRR